GCTCATCCCCGTTGCCTCCGTTCGCTCCAGCACCATCATGGAGTACCGCCGACGGTGCGTGGTGGCGCCCAATGGTGGCACCATGGGCCACGATGAACTCCCCTACCCCGTCGAACCCAGCCACTCCCGCCACCCGCGTCGTCGGTGTCGGGGCGGGCGCCGATGGCCTGAGCACCACCGAGATGACGCTCAACATCGGTCCGCAGCATCCGTCCACGCACGGTGTGTTGCGGCTGATCATCACGCTCGATGGGGAGCGCATCGTGCGCGCCGAGCCGGTGATCGGGTACATGCACCGCGGCGCGGAGAAGCTGTTCGAGGTCCGCGACTACCGGCAGATCCTGGTGCTCGCCAACCGGCACGACTGGCTGTCCGCGTTCTCCAGCGAGCTCGGCGTGGTGCTCGCGGTCGAGCGGATGCTCGGCATGGAGGTGCCGGTACGTGCCACCTGGCTGCGGACGCTGCTCGCCGAGCTGAACCGGGTGCTCAACCACCTGATGTTCCTCGGTGCGTACCCGCTGGAGATGGGCGCCATCACGCCGATGTTCTACGCGTTCAGGGAGCGCGAGGCGATCCAGAAGGTGATGGAGGAGATCTCCGGCGGCCGCATGCACTACATGTTCAACCGGGTCGGCGGGTTGAAGGAGGACATGCCGGCCGGCTGGCTCGACCGCGTGGGCACCGCGGTGCAGGCGGTACGCAAGCGGCTGCCCGACCTGGAGCGCATGGTCACCGGCAACGAGATCTTCGTCGCACGCACGAAGGGCGTCGGGGTGCTGTCACAGCACCTGGTGCACCAGTACGGCGTCAGCGGGCCGGT
This portion of the Streptosporangiales bacterium genome encodes:
- a CDS encoding NADH-quinone oxidoreductase subunit D, which codes for MNSPTPSNPATPATRVVGVGAGADGLSTTEMTLNIGPQHPSTHGVLRLIITLDGERIVRAEPVIGYMHRGAEKLFEVRDYRQILVLANRHDWLSAFSSELGVVLAVERMLGMEVPVRATWLRTLLAELNRVLNHLMFLGAYPLEMGAITPMFYAFREREAIQKVMEEISGGRMHYMFNRVGGLKEDMPAGWLDRVGTAVQAVRKRLPDLERMVTGNEIFVARTKGVGVLSQHLVHQYGVSGPVARASGVDFDLRRDEPYLAYDELFAPGGPGRVVLRDAGDAQARFQCLLEQAHVSLDLVDACAERLRGMPRGPINQRLPKVLKVPEGETYAWTENPLGINGYYLVSRGEKTPYRLKLRSASFNNVQVLSEVLPGCLVADMIAVLGSLFFVVGDIDR